In Hydrogenimonas thermophila, a genomic segment contains:
- a CDS encoding helix-turn-helix domain-containing protein — protein sequence MDELQRDLYKTLFETYKTAALTRKQAAKVLGISVATLDRLKEQGIGPEYQKKDTPGGRGAVRYPLQAIVSYLTNNNVKTA from the coding sequence ATGGACGAACTACAAAGAGACCTATACAAAACACTCTTTGAGACTTACAAAACAGCCGCACTTACCAGAAAACAAGCTGCAAAGGTATTAGGCATTTCAGTAGCTACACTTGACCGGCTAAAAGAGCAGGGTATAGGACCAGAGTATCAAAAGAAAGATACACCGGGAGGACGTGGAGCAGTACGCTACCCATTGCAGGCGATAGTTAGCTATTTGACTAACAATAACGTAAAAACAGCGTAA